One genomic window of uncultured Campylobacter sp. includes the following:
- a CDS encoding molybdopterin-dependent oxidoreductase: MKRRDFLKAGILGASAASASRIEGVTQTIFDNKKVFGANRFGTFWLNLNSSQIVSVSEFEGDKFPNTMNYSLPDSVQNENRVLYPMVRKSYLKAKGAAKSELRGKEEFVRVSWDVALDLAAKALKENFDKYGAEAIYGECYWWGGSGKIGWGRTVAHRMLKILGGYVEESGDYSTGAGLVIMPHVLGSSAVYDAPTTWKAIVKNAKNVVFWATDPAVTNQISSIPPTHDGYIGMQELKKSGIKTYSVNVMRNDTARYFGSEDIIVRPNTDTALIIGMCHYLFTNNLYDEEFIKKYTVGFNKFKAYFLGESDKIVKDAAWASKICGLSEEAIAKFATALAKEPSTILIGRGLQRADHGEQPFWALVALNAMLGHIGKEGLGFEFSLGYDSAGATNKVAPILKGLSTRIDEKYENTGSAPWKSAKNITIPSSRSIEALEHPGKQIDYDGTKIKLPHMRVAYMACGSMFTRHQDVNNIVRQWRKLDTVITAEPYWTSTAKLSDIVLPVAVEVERNDINQTGATGEYIVAYRPAIEPMGESKSDFWICEQICKRWGYGEVFSEGKDELGWMKEFYADAVEQAKDLNITMPSFEEFYDKGFVRFEKDDESSALYTRLAAFRENPAKNRLGTPSGKIELYSPVIAKMGYADCPPMPTWIEPKEWLGDAKKTAKYPIHIVSPHSRYRLHSQLNNSIIRNFAEVSGREPVLINPKDAEARGLANGDIVRVFNDRGEILAGVLVTDIVPERVAAICEGAWYDPEVWGEKSLCQHGCVNVLTFDKGTSSLAQSNSAHTVLAQIEKFKGEIKPITAFSKPKILQSL; encoded by the coding sequence ATGAAAAGACGAGACTTTTTAAAGGCGGGGATTTTAGGCGCAAGCGCGGCAAGCGCTAGCAGGATCGAGGGAGTCACGCAGACGATTTTTGATAACAAAAAGGTATTCGGCGCGAACAGATTCGGTACTTTTTGGCTAAATTTAAACTCGTCGCAGATCGTTTCGGTAAGCGAATTCGAGGGCGATAAATTTCCAAACACGATGAATTACAGCCTACCTGATTCCGTGCAGAACGAAAACCGCGTGCTCTATCCGATGGTGCGCAAAAGCTATCTAAAGGCAAAAGGCGCGGCAAAGAGCGAACTGCGCGGCAAAGAGGAGTTTGTGCGGGTTAGCTGGGACGTAGCGCTTGATCTAGCGGCGAAGGCTTTGAAAGAAAATTTCGACAAATACGGCGCCGAGGCGATCTACGGCGAGTGCTACTGGTGGGGCGGTAGCGGTAAGATCGGCTGGGGACGCACCGTAGCGCACCGAATGCTTAAAATTTTAGGCGGCTACGTAGAGGAAAGCGGCGATTATTCGACCGGCGCGGGGCTCGTCATCATGCCTCACGTGTTGGGCTCAAGCGCCGTTTACGACGCGCCTACTACGTGGAAAGCGATCGTCAAAAACGCTAAAAACGTCGTATTTTGGGCGACCGATCCTGCGGTAACCAATCAAATTTCATCCATTCCGCCTACGCACGACGGCTACATCGGCATGCAAGAGCTTAAAAAATCGGGCATCAAAACTTATAGCGTAAACGTGATGAGAAACGACACCGCGCGCTACTTTGGCAGCGAAGATATCATCGTGCGCCCAAACACCGACACTGCGCTCATCATCGGTATGTGCCATTATCTGTTTACGAATAACCTCTACGACGAGGAATTTATCAAAAAATACACCGTCGGATTTAATAAATTTAAAGCGTATTTTCTAGGCGAGAGCGATAAAATCGTAAAGGACGCAGCTTGGGCGAGCAAAATTTGCGGGCTTAGCGAGGAGGCTATTGCGAAATTTGCTACGGCGCTTGCAAAGGAGCCGAGCACGATTTTAATCGGTCGCGGTTTGCAGCGCGCCGATCACGGCGAGCAGCCTTTCTGGGCGCTCGTGGCGCTTAATGCGATGCTAGGGCATATCGGCAAGGAGGGGCTCGGCTTTGAATTTAGCCTAGGCTACGACTCTGCGGGCGCTACGAATAAGGTAGCTCCGATTTTAAAGGGGCTTAGCACTCGTATAGATGAAAAATACGAAAACACGGGCTCTGCGCCTTGGAAAAGTGCGAAAAACATTACCATCCCGTCCTCTCGCAGCATCGAGGCGCTGGAGCATCCGGGCAAGCAGATCGATTACGACGGCACTAAAATCAAGCTGCCGCATATGAGAGTCGCATATATGGCGTGCGGATCGATGTTTACGCGCCACCAAGATGTGAATAATATTGTGAGGCAGTGGCGTAAGCTCGACACCGTTATCACCGCTGAGCCTTACTGGACGAGCACGGCGAAGCTTAGTGATATCGTGCTTCCCGTCGCCGTCGAGGTCGAGAGAAACGACATCAACCAAACCGGCGCTACGGGCGAATATATAGTCGCTTACAGGCCCGCAATCGAGCCGATGGGCGAGAGCAAGAGCGACTTTTGGATCTGCGAGCAGATCTGCAAGCGCTGGGGATACGGCGAGGTCTTTAGCGAGGGCAAGGATGAGCTAGGATGGATGAAGGAATTCTACGCCGATGCCGTAGAGCAAGCTAAAGATCTAAATATAACGATGCCTAGCTTTGAGGAATTTTACGACAAGGGCTTCGTGCGCTTTGAAAAGGACGACGAGAGCAGCGCGCTATACACGCGCCTCGCGGCATTCCGCGAAAATCCCGCCAAAAATCGTCTCGGTACGCCATCCGGCAAGATCGAGCTTTACTCGCCCGTAATCGCTAAGATGGGCTATGCCGACTGCCCGCCGATGCCTACTTGGATTGAACCTAAAGAGTGGCTAGGGGATGCGAAAAAGACGGCGAAATACCCGATTCATATCGTAAGCCCGCACTCTCGCTACCGCCTGCACAGCCAGCTAAACAACTCGATCATCAGAAATTTCGCCGAGGTTAGCGGCAGAGAGCCGGTGCTTATCAATCCAAAAGACGCCGAAGCTCGCGGGCTTGCGAACGGCGACATCGTGCGCGTTTTCAACGATCGCGGAGAAATTTTAGCGGGCGTGCTCGTTACCGACATCGTGCCCGAGCGCGTCGCAGCTATCTGCGAAGGTGCGTGGTACGATCCCGAGGTTTGGGGCGAAAAGAGCCTCTGCCAGCACGGCTGTGTAAATGTGCTTACGTTTGATAAAGGCACGTCAAGTCTCGCGCAAAGCAACTCGGCTCACACCGTGCTTGCCCAAATCGAGAAATTTAAGGGAGAGATTAAACCTATAACAGCGTTTTCAAAACCTAAAATCTTACAATCTTTGTAG
- the tpx gene encoding thiol peroxidase, whose amino-acid sequence MSTVTFQGKPVELSGQEINLGDRAPQVRLVAQDLSEIEIASGKHVQIIVAVPSLDTPVCATEARKFNERAASLPNTEVIVVSMDLPFAMGRFCTTEGIKNLRVASDFRDKEFCRRYGTLIASGALAGLSARAIFVIDTAGVVVYKELVSDIASEPDYDAALDFAELVARNSCSN is encoded by the coding sequence ATGTCAACAGTAACATTCCAAGGAAAGCCCGTAGAGTTAAGCGGGCAAGAGATAAATCTAGGCGATCGCGCGCCGCAAGTGCGCTTAGTAGCTCAAGATCTAAGCGAAATCGAGATCGCTAGCGGCAAGCACGTGCAAATCATCGTCGCCGTGCCGTCGCTAGATACGCCCGTCTGCGCGACGGAGGCACGTAAGTTCAACGAGCGCGCCGCATCGCTTCCTAACACCGAAGTAATCGTCGTTTCGATGGATTTACCATTTGCGATGGGAAGGTTTTGTACGACTGAGGGGATAAAAAATCTACGCGTTGCAAGCGATTTCCGCGATAAGGAATTTTGTCGCCGCTACGGCACCCTAATCGCCAGCGGTGCATTAGCAGGTCTTAGCGCCAGAGCGATCTTCGTCATAGATACCGCAGGCGTTGTGGTTTATAAAGAGCTCGTAAGCGACATAGCCTCTGAGCCCGACTACGACGCAGCCCTAGATTTTGCAGAGCTCGTCGCTCGCAACAGCTGCTCTAACTGA
- a CDS encoding TM2 domain-containing protein encodes MGEDIWDGSSNPASLASIRRKSGEEKKPLDEKPQEQSENLDLAQEELAADDTSEQNSTFTKQNFTPQNSAEQNLAFAAQGLDEENSILRDSAATGSSEQDSNAKGLNSTENAANSQNFTEQNSTWQNSASLNSDRINSTQSSAKAYDLNKAYVFYMFLGPFGAHRFYLGRIISAIFQLLGGLPFLIWLFLVVVAVMWTSIEGNDLLALINSSRPDLGVQASDLKDIEQGFFHFMVIFSVPNVLFLIWLISDFFRLPEMVRKLNVSVDVGAILYVYTDDAKEQSENLSTAKTTLYIAFGLEALNAVGRYIKNVDKVGALEGVGLISMICLAVGLYFLARAIRSTDLLSNAVIVGVSSAISAVSTIFVGFELFNPSVFMISIYCVCTAVYLIYQLLVSKELYDCSGEKNYLRAFYVIAATEIVTLVLIALDSQLFALVFAIGWLASVILNVSAVYGTREVTASKGGYNLANLAYHVRQMNGREF; translated from the coding sequence ATGGGCGAAGATATTTGGGACGGCAGCAGCAATCCTGCGTCGCTAGCCAGTATAAGACGTAAAAGTGGCGAAGAAAAAAAGCCCCTGGATGAGAAACCACAGGAGCAATCTGAGAATTTAGATTTAGCGCAAGAAGAACTTGCGGCGGATGATACTAGCGAGCAAAATTCTACTTTTACAAAACAGAATTTCACACCACAGAATTCTGCGGAGCAAAATTTAGCTTTTGCAGCTCAAGGCTTGGATGAAGAAAATTCTATTTTGCGAGATTCTGCCGCGACAGGCTCTAGCGAGCAAGACTCTAACGCCAAAGGCTTGAATTCTACCGAAAATGCTGCGAACTCGCAGAATTTTACAGAGCAGAATTCCACTTGGCAAAATTCAGCTTCCTTAAATTCCGATAGAATTAATTCTACGCAAAGCTCAGCTAAGGCTTACGATCTAAATAAAGCCTACGTATTTTATATGTTCCTCGGACCTTTCGGCGCGCATAGATTTTATCTTGGGCGTATAATCTCTGCGATTTTTCAGCTTTTAGGCGGGCTGCCATTTCTCATCTGGCTTTTTTTAGTAGTGGTTGCTGTCATGTGGACGAGTATAGAAGGTAACGATCTGTTAGCGCTTATAAACTCGTCTCGTCCGGATTTGGGTGTGCAAGCATCAGACCTAAAAGATATAGAGCAGGGCTTTTTTCATTTTATGGTTATTTTCTCGGTGCCTAATGTTTTATTTTTAATCTGGCTTATTAGCGACTTTTTTAGGTTGCCTGAAATGGTGCGAAAGCTAAATGTATCCGTAGACGTGGGAGCAATCCTGTATGTTTATACGGATGACGCTAAAGAGCAGAGCGAAAATCTATCTACTGCCAAAACTACCCTTTACATAGCATTTGGGCTTGAGGCGTTAAATGCGGTAGGCAGATATATCAAGAATGTAGATAAAGTAGGCGCGTTGGAGGGTGTTGGACTTATATCTATGATATGCCTAGCTGTGGGGCTATATTTTTTAGCGCGCGCTATACGCAGTACGGATCTACTATCAAACGCCGTGATAGTTGGAGTTTCCTCGGCTATAAGCGCAGTAAGCACTATATTTGTAGGATTTGAATTGTTTAATCCATCAGTTTTTATGATAAGCATTTATTGTGTATGCACAGCGGTATATCTGATCTATCAGCTGCTAGTTAGTAAAGAGCTTTATGATTGCAGCGGAGAGAAAAACTATCTAAGAGCGTTTTATGTTATTGCGGCTACGGAGATAGTAACTCTAGTCTTGATAGCGCTTGACTCACAGCTTTTCGCCTTAGTATTTGCCATAGGGTGGTTAGCTTCGGTAATTCTAAATGTTTCGGCGGTTTATGGCACTAGGGAGGTTACCGCTTCAAAAGGTGGCTACAATCTAGCGAATCTGGCGTATCACGTAAGGCAGATGAACGGGCGGGAGTTTTAG
- a CDS encoding DUF805 domain-containing protein, which translates to MTFMESVQTCVKQKYAAFSGRASRSEYWWFFLFTVLGGIVLSLIDGVLGTTIGYNQIIAGKIVHQEIGIIDALFQLAMLVPAIAVSVRRLHDTDRSGWFFLLILTPIVGAFFGDIGLLVSFVGWIVLLVFFVQRGDSGSNRFGYDPL; encoded by the coding sequence ATGACTTTTATGGAGTCCGTGCAAACTTGCGTAAAGCAAAAATACGCCGCATTTAGCGGGCGAGCATCGAGGTCGGAGTACTGGTGGTTTTTTCTATTTACCGTGCTTGGCGGGATTGTTTTGAGCTTGATAGATGGCGTTTTAGGCACTACGATAGGGTACAATCAAATAATAGCCGGCAAAATAGTCCATCAAGAAATCGGCATTATAGATGCGCTTTTTCAGCTAGCTATGCTCGTGCCAGCCATCGCCGTATCAGTCAGGCGATTACATGACACGGATAGAAGCGGCTGGTTTTTTCTGCTTATTCTAACGCCGATAGTGGGTGCTTTTTTCGGCGATATCGGACTTTTAGTGTCATTTGTGGGTTGGATAGTGCTGCTTGTGTTTTTCGTGCAGCGCGGCGATAGCGGGTCCAATCGCTTCGGATACGATCCACTATGA
- the hutX gene encoding heme utilization cystosolic carrier protein HutX has product MKERIEALFAQNPKISIAQICKELGAKEIDVLLNLPERFGKSAGGDKFCEVIRELEGWGEVLFVKNTPSFIIEFKTKIPSGKSARGFYNFGMGANGDEAHGLGILAGHLKTDDIDKIILVTQTFMGMLSKFVGFYDKAGENIFKIYVSRDEKGQLLTEQDAKFEALKAAI; this is encoded by the coding sequence ATGAAAGAGAGAATCGAGGCGCTGTTCGCGCAAAATCCTAAAATTTCGATCGCGCAGATCTGCAAGGAGCTGGGCGCGAAGGAGATCGACGTGCTGCTAAACCTGCCCGAGCGCTTCGGAAAGAGCGCGGGCGGCGATAAATTCTGCGAGGTCATTAGGGAGCTTGAGGGCTGGGGCGAGGTACTTTTCGTAAAAAATACGCCGAGCTTCATCATCGAGTTTAAAACCAAGATCCCAAGCGGCAAGAGCGCGCGCGGATTTTATAATTTCGGCATGGGCGCAAACGGCGATGAGGCGCACGGGCTGGGCATTTTAGCAGGTCATCTAAAGACGGATGATATCGATAAGATCATCCTCGTGACGCAGACTTTCATGGGGATGCTCTCGAAATTCGTGGGCTTTTACGACAAGGCGGGCGAGAATATCTTTAAAATTTACGTCTCGCGCGATGAGAAAGGACAGCTTCTAACCGAGCAAGACGCTAAATTTGAAGCGCTAAAAGCCGCGATTTAG
- a CDS encoding Imm12 family immunity protein yields the protein MKFSINAVIGGADDVPIYMPDIVRAAKQEIKRVFSDFEMHSLQKIDIYLCLSGEVSRYFPKSGIYQPKYYIKSKKIIAYIHFSSDEWGSDKKANVDKFLEKLKRYLMELGDITGRKIANNSLEFDDTQYKDNINKIFENLVVDC from the coding sequence GTGAAATTTAGCATAAATGCCGTTATCGGCGGGGCGGATGATGTGCCGATCTATATGCCGGATATTGTAAGAGCGGCAAAGCAAGAGATTAAAAGGGTTTTTAGCGATTTTGAAATGCACTCGCTGCAAAAGATCGATATTTACCTTTGTTTGAGCGGGGAAGTGTCGAGATATTTTCCGAAATCCGGAATTTATCAGCCGAAATATTATATTAAAAGTAAAAAAATTATTGCATATATTCATTTTAGCTCAGACGAGTGGGGCTCTGATAAAAAGGCGAACGTAGATAAATTTTTAGAAAAGCTCAAGCGGTATCTTATGGAGCTTGGAGATATTACCGGGCGGAAAATTGCGAATAATAGTTTGGAGTTTGACGATACGCAATACAAAGACAATATAAATAAAATTTTTGAAAATTTAGTAGTAGATTGTTGA
- a CDS encoding disulfide bond formation protein B, with product MNRLILKIYAWQNTATPWFWLFVISAGYLAVSYFFFQRYLFMSPTQTSALVRLGFAVAGVGAFIGLLLPFGFIARLIAYALGFAGAIYGYLQSSAPHPAADTANCLSAPAFPFTAPLDSLLPELFRPASCTGTPSFPAGTALSEVQSFFGGFYGEGFYLVPSIKFADAAQCAQVAFAAFAAVLAVMFASFLYGRFTRSF from the coding sequence TTGAATAGATTGATTTTAAAGATTTACGCGTGGCAAAATACTGCTACGCCGTGGTTTTGGCTCTTTGTGATAAGCGCAGGGTATCTTGCGGTATCGTATTTTTTCTTTCAGCGCTACCTTTTTATGTCGCCTACGCAGACGAGCGCCCTCGTGCGTCTGGGCTTTGCCGTAGCGGGCGTGGGCGCGTTCATCGGCTTGCTGCTGCCGTTTGGCTTCATAGCAAGGCTCATTGCCTACGCGCTCGGATTTGCGGGCGCGATATACGGCTATTTACAAAGCTCCGCGCCACACCCCGCCGCGGATACCGCAAATTGCCTCTCAGCACCCGCATTTCCTTTTACGGCGCCGCTTGATAGCCTGCTGCCGGAGCTATTTCGCCCCGCAAGCTGCACGGGCACCCCGTCTTTTCCCGCGGGCACCGCGCTTAGCGAAGTACAGAGCTTTTTCGGCGGATTTTACGGCGAGGGGTTCTATCTGGTGCCGAGCATTAAATTTGCAGACGCGGCGCAGTGCGCGCAGGTAGCGTTTGCGGCATTCGCGGCTGTTTTAGCCGTGATGTTTGCGAGCTTTTTATACGGCAGATTTACGAGAAGTTTTTAA
- a CDS encoding cytochrome C: MKFLNSIAAAAAIAAAIASCANAEVKAGETLYGTVLKQVSVSGDLSHKDGRLLPTNAIEVLEVKDGAVKFSLTGYQNPKAPNVIYFTPKARIIAVAFSKQAKFQSESLGEEDGFNKVKITAYTDEGALSGDVDKIFAGAKEKFEASCSVCHALHQPASYEANRWPGYIKSMLSRTPISKDESWTVVQYLQKHSKDVNLKDMK, encoded by the coding sequence ATGAAGTTTTTAAATTCTATTGCGGCTGCGGCGGCTATTGCGGCTGCGATCGCAAGCTGTGCAAACGCCGAGGTTAAGGCGGGTGAGACACTTTACGGCACGGTGCTAAAGCAGGTAAGCGTAAGCGGCGATTTGTCGCACAAGGATGGTAGGCTGCTGCCTACAAACGCCATAGAGGTGCTGGAGGTCAAGGACGGAGCGGTGAAATTTTCGCTCACGGGCTATCAAAATCCAAAGGCGCCCAACGTTATTTATTTCACGCCTAAAGCGCGCATAATCGCGGTGGCGTTTTCGAAGCAGGCTAAATTTCAAAGCGAGAGTTTGGGCGAAGAGGACGGCTTTAATAAGGTTAAGATAACCGCCTACACCGACGAGGGCGCGCTAAGCGGCGACGTGGATAAAATTTTCGCTGGCGCTAAGGAGAAATTTGAAGCCTCGTGTAGCGTCTGCCACGCTCTGCACCAGCCCGCTAGCTATGAAGCAAACAGATGGCCCGGCTACATCAAATCGATGCTTTCGCGCACGCCTATTAGCAAGGATGAGAGCTGGACGGTGGTGCAGTATCTGCAAAAGCACTCCAAGGACGTAAATTTAAAGGATATGAAATGA
- a CDS encoding molybdopterin guanine dinucleotide-containing S/N-oxide reductase: MKRRNFLKLGAAVSALPLIPSSMLAADKLTALKKNGEILTAARWGILKASVKNGKIVKSAPWKITSKIPNTLQNTMADLVYNTRIKAPMMRKSYLADPDNPKPELRGLDEWVEVKYEDAIKLVARELKKTREQKGADSVFAGSYGWQSTGNVHVSRTLLHRFMNLSGGFTGVTGDYSTGAAQVIMPHVTGSNQVYEQQTSWPVVLENSKVVVFWGLNPISTLRVAWTSSDEQGFKYFEQLKNSEKEIIIIDPIKTVSGKYFEGKARWIAPRPNTDVAMMLGMAQHLYSQGKYDKEFLQNYTVGFEKFVPYLTGQSDGVAKTPEWASEICGIGADVIKELAIKFYENRTMIMAGWGIQRAHHGEQAHWMIVTLCAMLGQIGLAGGGFGFSYHYANGGAPTCAGGVIGGMNAASVGVVKDGKFLGLAQDQKQGGEATQAWLVNTAKVAFPLARIADALLNPGKTIDANGEKITYPQIDFIYWVGGNPIVHHQDTNTNIKAWRKPRTIVVNEIYWTPTAKMADIVFPTTTEYERNDITMSGDYSNMHIIPMKQVVAKQRGAKDDYQIFTDLCKAYADGLAEVYTDGGKTEMDWIKEFYEGAASAVNANTALGIQMPSFEQWWEKNEPTEFYETPESAAYVSFEDFRNDPVLEALGTPSGLIEIYSDTIEAMNYKDCGAHPMWFEPVEWLGMKDKPAKFHLLSLHPYDRLHSQQSNTSNRKRYAVADREPVLINTEDAKELGIKQGDLVRVYNARGEILAGANVSDDIMRGVVQIFEGAWYDPNAEGLCKNGNPNVLTIDLPTSELANGNIAHTALVNIELYKHKAGEDIKLTAFMPPKGAK, from the coding sequence ATGAAAAGACGAAATTTTTTAAAGCTCGGCGCGGCGGTCTCGGCGCTTCCGCTCATTCCAAGCTCGATGCTTGCGGCGGATAAACTTACTGCGCTTAAGAAAAATGGCGAAATTTTAACCGCGGCGCGGTGGGGAATTTTAAAAGCGAGCGTAAAAAACGGCAAGATCGTAAAATCCGCGCCGTGGAAGATCACCTCTAAAATTCCAAATACGCTTCAAAATACGATGGCGGATCTCGTTTATAACACGCGCATCAAAGCGCCGATGATGCGAAAATCATATCTCGCCGACCCAGATAATCCTAAGCCGGAGCTTCGCGGACTTGACGAATGGGTCGAGGTAAAATATGAAGACGCGATCAAACTCGTCGCGCGCGAGCTTAAAAAGACGCGCGAGCAAAAGGGCGCGGACTCGGTGTTTGCGGGTAGCTACGGCTGGCAGAGCACGGGCAACGTGCATGTCTCAAGGACGCTGCTTCATAGATTTATGAATTTAAGCGGCGGCTTTACGGGCGTCACGGGCGATTACTCCACGGGTGCGGCGCAGGTCATAATGCCGCACGTAACGGGCTCAAATCAGGTCTATGAGCAGCAAACCTCGTGGCCCGTGGTGCTTGAAAACTCCAAAGTAGTGGTCTTTTGGGGGCTAAATCCTATCTCTACGCTTCGCGTGGCATGGACGAGCTCGGACGAGCAGGGATTTAAGTATTTCGAGCAGCTAAAAAACAGCGAAAAAGAGATCATTATCATTGATCCGATCAAAACCGTAAGCGGCAAGTATTTCGAAGGCAAGGCGCGATGGATCGCTCCTCGCCCTAACACCGACGTAGCGATGATGTTAGGCATGGCGCAGCACCTCTACTCGCAGGGTAAGTACGATAAGGAATTTTTGCAAAACTACACCGTGGGCTTTGAAAAATTCGTGCCGTACCTCACGGGGCAGAGCGACGGCGTGGCTAAGACGCCCGAGTGGGCCAGTGAAATTTGCGGCATTGGCGCGGATGTGATAAAAGAGCTTGCGATAAAATTTTACGAAAACCGCACGATGATAATGGCGGGTTGGGGGATCCAGCGCGCTCATCACGGCGAGCAGGCGCACTGGATGATCGTGACTTTGTGCGCGATGCTGGGGCAGATCGGACTTGCCGGAGGGGGCTTTGGCTTTAGCTACCACTACGCTAACGGCGGCGCGCCTACCTGCGCGGGCGGCGTGATCGGCGGAATGAACGCGGCAAGCGTCGGCGTCGTTAAGGACGGAAAATTTTTAGGGCTTGCGCAGGATCAGAAGCAAGGCGGCGAAGCAACTCAAGCGTGGCTGGTAAATACGGCGAAGGTTGCCTTCCCTCTAGCTCGCATCGCAGACGCGCTGCTAAATCCTGGCAAGACGATCGACGCAAACGGCGAAAAGATCACCTATCCTCAGATAGACTTCATCTACTGGGTCGGCGGAAATCCGATCGTGCACCACCAAGACACCAACACCAACATTAAGGCTTGGCGCAAGCCGCGCACCATCGTAGTGAATGAAATTTACTGGACGCCGACTGCGAAGATGGCGGACATCGTGTTCCCGACCACTACGGAGTATGAGCGCAACGACATCACGATGAGCGGGGACTACTCCAATATGCATATCATCCCGATGAAGCAGGTCGTCGCTAAGCAGCGCGGCGCGAAGGATGATTATCAAATTTTCACCGACCTTTGCAAGGCCTACGCCGACGGGCTTGCCGAGGTTTATACGGACGGCGGCAAAACGGAGATGGATTGGATCAAAGAATTTTACGAAGGGGCAGCTAGCGCCGTGAATGCAAACACCGCTTTGGGAATACAGATGCCGAGCTTTGAGCAGTGGTGGGAGAAAAACGAGCCGACGGAATTTTACGAAACGCCAGAGAGTGCTGCGTACGTGAGCTTTGAGGATTTTAGAAACGATCCCGTTTTGGAGGCTTTGGGAACGCCTAGCGGGCTGATTGAAATTTACTCCGATACGATAGAAGCGATGAACTACAAAGACTGCGGCGCACATCCGATGTGGTTTGAGCCCGTCGAGTGGCTCGGGATGAAGGATAAGCCTGCGAAATTTCACCTGCTTAGTCTGCATCCGTATGACCGCTTGCATTCGCAGCAGAGCAACACCTCAAATCGCAAGAGATACGCCGTCGCGGATCGCGAGCCGGTGCTAATAAATACCGAGGACGCTAAGGAGCTAGGTATCAAGCAGGGCGATCTGGTGCGCGTGTATAACGCTCGAGGCGAAATTTTAGCGGGAGCCAATGTAAGTGACGACATAATGCGCGGCGTGGTGCAGATCTTCGAAGGCGCATGGTACGATCCTAACGCCGAGGGGCTTTGCAAAAATGGAAATCCGAACGTGCTTACGATCGATCTTCCTACGAGCGAGCTTGCCAACGGCAACATCGCGCACACGGCGTTAGTAAATATCGAGCTTTATAAACACAAGGCGGGCGAAGATATCAAACTAACCGCGTTTATGCCGCCTAAAGGGGCGAAGTAG
- a CDS encoding Txe/YoeB family addiction module toxin, translating to MKKIWSQEAWEDYLYWQENDKNILKRINKLILDIERNGYDCIGKPEALKGNLSGLYSVRIDGKNRLVFRISNGAIEIAQCKTHYGDK from the coding sequence ATGAAAAAAATCTGGTCGCAAGAAGCTTGGGAGGATTATCTGTATTGGCAGGAAAATGATAAAAATATCCTAAAGCGCATAAATAAGTTAATCCTAGATATAGAGCGTAACGGCTACGATTGTATAGGCAAACCCGAAGCGCTAAAGGGCAATTTATCGGGGCTTTATAGTGTTAGAATAGATGGAAAAAATCGGCTCGTGTTTAGAATATCTAATGGCGCCATAGAAATAGCTCAGTGTAAAACTCACTATGGAGATAAGTAA
- a CDS encoding type II toxin-antitoxin system RelB/DinJ family antitoxin, protein MTRSINVNFRMDAELKKGLEEVCSEMGLNLTTAFTIFAKKVLQERKIPFELTADPFYSHENLSHLKRSFDELKENSGIEHDLLEADQ, encoded by the coding sequence TGACGCGATCTATAAACGTAAATTTTAGAATGGATGCCGAGCTTAAAAAAGGGTTGGAGGAAGTATGCTCTGAAATGGGGCTAAATTTAACTACTGCTTTTACAATATTTGCTAAAAAAGTATTGCAAGAACGTAAAATTCCTTTCGAGCTGACGGCAGATCCCTTTTACAGCCACGAAAATTTATCTCATCTTAAGCGCTCTTTTGACGAATTAAAGGAAAATAGCGGGATTGAGCACGATTTGTTAGAAGCGGATCAATGA